Proteins encoded by one window of Cystobacter ferrugineus:
- a CDS encoding ABC transporter permease, which produces MSAATKSPEASRASESLRALVRGRLFWPLVTLALLLSFNLVFNTHFFSITVRDGHLYGSLIDILNRAAPLMIVAMGLTLVIATHGIDISVGAVVAISGAVAATLIGGQLTPGGGAPEAAGHPMPLVIIAALGVAMALGMWNGALISFFGMQPIIATLILLVAGRGVAQLITGGQIITIYHTPYFFIGNGFFAGLPFSLFIVTAVLLFLLVLTRRTALGLFIEAVGLNPVAARFAGVRARAITFWAYAFCGLCAGIAGLIISSNVKSADGNNAGLLFELDAILAVVLGGTSLNGGRFTLVGSVLGALIIQTLTTTIYSVGVPPEVTLVVKAAVVFLVSILQSDRVRDRITSMGKLGEAL; this is translated from the coding sequence ATGAGCGCGGCCACGAAGTCCCCCGAGGCGTCCCGGGCGTCCGAGTCCCTGCGAGCGCTGGTCAGGGGACGGCTCTTCTGGCCGCTGGTCACCCTGGCCCTGTTGCTCTCGTTCAACCTGGTCTTCAACACGCACTTCTTCTCCATCACCGTCCGGGACGGCCATCTGTATGGCAGCCTGATCGACATCCTCAACCGCGCCGCGCCCCTGATGATCGTCGCCATGGGGCTGACGCTGGTGATCGCCACCCATGGCATCGACATCTCGGTGGGCGCGGTGGTGGCCATCTCGGGAGCGGTGGCGGCGACGCTGATCGGCGGTCAGCTCACTCCGGGCGGTGGAGCACCGGAGGCGGCCGGCCATCCGATGCCGCTCGTCATCATCGCGGCCCTGGGCGTGGCGATGGCACTCGGAATGTGGAACGGCGCACTCATCTCCTTCTTCGGCATGCAGCCCATCATCGCCACGCTGATCCTCCTGGTGGCGGGGCGCGGCGTGGCCCAGCTCATCACGGGCGGGCAGATCATCACCATCTACCACACCCCCTACTTCTTCATCGGCAATGGGTTCTTCGCGGGGCTGCCGTTCTCGCTCTTCATCGTGACCGCCGTGCTGCTGTTCCTGCTGGTGCTCACGCGCCGGACCGCGCTGGGACTCTTCATCGAGGCGGTCGGGCTCAATCCCGTCGCCGCCCGCTTCGCGGGAGTCCGGGCGCGCGCCATCACCTTCTGGGCCTACGCCTTCTGTGGCCTGTGCGCCGGAATCGCGGGGCTCATCATCAGCTCGAACGTCAAGAGCGCGGACGGCAACAACGCGGGCCTGCTCTTCGAGCTGGATGCCATCCTCGCGGTGGTCCTGGGGGGAACGTCGCTCAATGGCGGCCGGTTCACGCTGGTGGGCAGCGTGCTGGGGGCCCTCATCATCCAGACCCTCACCACGACCATCTACTCCGTCGGCGTGCCGCCCGAGGTGACGCTGGTGGTGAAGGCCGCCGTCGTCTTTCTCGTCAGCATCCTGCAGTCCGATCGGGTGCGCGACCGCATCACCTCGATGGGCAAGCTGGGGGAGGCACTGTGA
- the yjfF gene encoding galactofuranose ABC transporter, permease protein YjfF has translation MRNESDSRFFAAPRPLPARAPARPRLDSRHLPFMVTLGLFGVMFGAGSIAFDGFFSLQVFLNLFIDNAFLLIAAVGMTFVIISGGIDLSVGSVTALTTMVLAYLVENRGWSPALVIPLVLLMGATIGLIHGFVIQYFSLQPFIVTLAGMFLARGLCYLISVDSIAISHPFFTDISAIRYPLPFETSVSVNVVMALGVLLGAVYLAHSTRLGRTLYAIGGSEQSALLMGLPVARTKIFVYTFSGFCSALAGIAFTFYMLSGYGLHAQGMEMDAIAAVVVGGTLLTGGAGHVLGTLVGVLIYGTIQTLIMFEGSLSSWWTKIVIGLLLLVFCLLQKVLARAPARQGSTRAARQDTAQPHSISSPIEQTAQAGG, from the coding sequence GTGAGGAACGAGAGCGACTCCAGGTTCTTCGCCGCACCCCGCCCCCTCCCGGCTCGCGCGCCCGCGCGGCCTCGGCTGGATTCGCGGCACCTGCCGTTCATGGTCACCCTGGGACTGTTCGGGGTGATGTTCGGCGCGGGCTCGATCGCGTTCGACGGCTTCTTCTCCCTCCAGGTCTTCCTCAACCTGTTCATCGACAACGCCTTCCTGCTGATCGCCGCGGTCGGGATGACCTTCGTCATCATCTCCGGCGGCATCGACCTGTCGGTGGGCTCGGTGACCGCGCTCACCACCATGGTGTTGGCATACCTCGTCGAGAACCGGGGCTGGAGCCCCGCGCTGGTCATCCCGCTGGTCCTGTTGATGGGCGCCACCATCGGACTGATCCATGGGTTCGTCATCCAGTACTTCTCGCTCCAACCCTTCATCGTCACCCTGGCGGGCATGTTCCTCGCCCGGGGGCTCTGCTACCTCATCAGCGTCGACTCGATCGCCATCTCCCATCCCTTCTTCACCGACATCTCCGCGATCCGCTATCCCCTGCCCTTCGAGACCTCCGTCTCCGTCAATGTCGTCATGGCGCTGGGGGTCCTGCTCGGAGCGGTGTACCTGGCGCACTCCACGCGCCTGGGGCGGACGCTGTATGCCATTGGCGGCAGTGAGCAGTCCGCCCTGCTGATGGGCCTGCCGGTCGCGCGGACGAAGATCTTCGTCTACACGTTCAGTGGTTTCTGTTCCGCCCTGGCGGGCATCGCCTTCACCTTCTACATGCTCTCTGGCTACGGGTTGCACGCGCAGGGAATGGAGATGGATGCCATCGCGGCGGTGGTGGTGGGGGGGACCCTGCTCACGGGCGGCGCGGGCCATGTCCTGGGCACCCTGGTCGGAGTGTTGATCTACGGCACCATCCAGACCCTCATCATGTTCGAGGGCAGCCTCAGCTCCTGGTGGACGAAGATCGTCATTGGCCTGCTGCTGCTCGTCTTCTGCCTGCTGCAGAAGGTGCTGGCCAGAGCGCCCGCGCGCCAGGGGTCCACCCGCGCGGCCCGGCAGGACACCGCGCAGCCCCACTCCATCTCCTCCCCCATCGAGCAGACCGCCCAGGCGGGCGGGTAA
- the araD gene encoding L-ribulose-5-phosphate 4-epimerase AraD, with translation MESKYHALKERAWAANMEIPRRGLAIYTFGNVSALDARAGVFAIKPSGVPYEQLQVEHMVVVDLEGRIVEGTLRPSSDTRTHLVLYRNLKGVGGIVHTHSTYATGWAQAHLPIPIYGTTHADHLAEDVPCTEVMSAEAVERDYEMETGQQILECFRHRDPLHTPMVLVAGHAPFAWGETPEKAVYNAAVLEELAKMAFITRGIHPEAARLPDRLVRKHFERKHGPRAYYGQK, from the coding sequence ATGGAATCGAAATACCACGCACTGAAAGAACGAGCCTGGGCGGCGAACATGGAGATCCCGCGGCGTGGGCTCGCCATCTATACCTTCGGCAATGTCTCCGCCCTGGACGCCCGGGCGGGCGTCTTCGCCATCAAGCCGAGCGGCGTGCCCTATGAGCAGCTCCAGGTGGAGCACATGGTGGTGGTGGACCTCGAGGGGAGGATCGTCGAGGGCACCCTGCGGCCCTCCTCCGACACGCGGACCCACCTCGTCCTGTACCGCAACCTCAAGGGCGTGGGGGGCATCGTCCACACGCACTCGACCTATGCCACCGGCTGGGCCCAGGCCCACCTGCCCATCCCCATCTACGGCACCACCCACGCCGACCACCTCGCCGAGGACGTGCCCTGCACGGAGGTCATGAGCGCCGAGGCGGTGGAACGCGACTACGAGATGGAGACCGGCCAGCAGATCCTGGAATGCTTCCGCCACCGCGACCCCCTGCACACGCCCATGGTGCTGGTGGCCGGACACGCGCCCTTCGCCTGGGGAGAAACCCCCGAGAAGGCGGTCTACAACGCCGCCGTGCTGGAGGAACTCGCGAAGATGGCCTTCATCACCCGTGGGATTCATCCCGAAGCCGCGCGTCTCCCCGACCGGCTCGTTCGCAAACACTTCGAGCGCAAGCACGGACCGCGCGCGTACTACGGCCAGAAGTAG
- a CDS encoding family 43 glycosylhydrolase — MTKRSSLPKRVLSLVVAALSLGLAAGTALAAPPKYTNPLIAQRADAQIFKHTDGYYYFTASVPEYDRIILRRATSIQGLASAAETVVWRKHSSGEMAAHIWAPELHFISGKWYIYFAAGASNDIWRIRMYALENSSANPLTGSWTEKGIISTGVESFSLDATTFEHNGQRYMLWAQYNPDSNVYIAKMSSPTTLAGSPVLLTRPEYAWETQGFRVNEGPAVLKKNGKIFVTYSASKTDDRYCMGMLTASDSSDLLNPASWRKSPTPVFVSNVNTSQYGPGHNFFTVSEDGQSDLLVYHARPYQQINGDPLYDPNRHTRVQKIYWNADGTPNFGIPLADGVTPFRFKSYNQPNYVIRHWEFRARLEANVNPLADSQFRLVPGLSGSGTVSFESANFPGYYLRHKNFEAWVEKSDGSTSFKNDASFYQRSGLASSEGSSFESYNYAGRYLRHFNYLLYVQPLSTSTDKADATFIAD; from the coding sequence ATGACGAAACGCTCATCCCTCCCGAAGCGCGTGCTCTCCCTGGTCGTGGCGGCCCTGTCCCTGGGCCTCGCGGCGGGAACTGCCCTGGCTGCTCCCCCGAAGTATACGAACCCCCTGATTGCCCAGCGGGCAGACGCCCAGATCTTCAAGCACACCGACGGCTACTACTACTTCACGGCTTCCGTTCCGGAGTACGACCGGATCATCCTGCGGCGCGCGACGTCGATCCAGGGCCTGGCCTCCGCGGCGGAGACGGTGGTCTGGCGCAAGCATTCTTCCGGCGAGATGGCGGCGCACATCTGGGCGCCGGAGCTCCACTTCATCTCGGGCAAGTGGTACATCTACTTCGCGGCGGGTGCCTCCAACGATATCTGGAGGATCCGCATGTATGCCCTCGAGAACAGCAGTGCCAACCCGTTGACCGGGTCCTGGACCGAGAAAGGCATCATCTCCACGGGAGTGGAGTCGTTCTCACTCGATGCCACCACCTTCGAGCACAACGGCCAGCGATACATGCTCTGGGCGCAGTACAATCCGGACAGCAATGTGTACATCGCGAAGATGAGCAGCCCCACCACCCTCGCGGGCTCCCCGGTGCTGCTGACCCGGCCCGAGTACGCCTGGGAGACCCAGGGCTTCCGGGTCAACGAGGGCCCCGCGGTCCTCAAGAAGAACGGGAAGATCTTCGTCACCTACTCCGCCAGCAAGACCGATGACCGCTACTGCATGGGCATGCTGACGGCCTCCGACAGCAGTGATCTCCTCAATCCCGCTTCCTGGCGGAAGTCGCCGACGCCCGTGTTCGTCAGCAACGTGAACACGAGCCAGTACGGCCCCGGCCACAACTTCTTCACCGTGTCCGAGGACGGCCAGAGCGACCTTCTCGTCTACCACGCGCGCCCCTACCAGCAGATCAACGGGGACCCGCTGTACGATCCGAACCGCCACACCCGCGTGCAGAAGATCTACTGGAACGCGGACGGGACACCGAACTTCGGAATTCCGCTGGCGGATGGGGTCACGCCCTTCCGGTTCAAGTCGTACAACCAGCCCAACTACGTGATCCGTCACTGGGAGTTCCGGGCCCGGCTCGAGGCCAATGTGAATCCCCTGGCGGATTCGCAGTTCCGGCTCGTGCCGGGCCTCTCCGGCTCGGGAACGGTCTCGTTCGAGTCGGCGAACTTCCCGGGCTACTACCTGCGGCACAAGAACTTCGAGGCCTGGGTGGAGAAGAGTGATGGCTCCACCTCGTTCAAGAACGATGCGTCGTTCTACCAGCGCTCCGGCCTGGCGAGCAGCGAGGGCTCGTCGTTCGAGTCGTACAACTACGCCGGGCGCTACCTGCGCCACTTCAACTACCTGCTCTACGTCCAGCCGCTCTCCACCTCCACGGACAAGGCGGACGCGACGTTCATCGCGGATTGA
- a CDS encoding glycoside hydrolase family 43 protein — translation MTAFTNSSESNMYVYQSYDGTHYGLMKGPAYTPPSGLIRDPSLLRHTDGVYYVTYTTNWDGNTIGFAKSTDRVNWTFMQNVTLPTANLQNTWAPEWFKDSDGSINIIVSLRTTGTSNFTPHVIKALNPSLTAWSSPVPLSGLGPNYIDTFIVKLGSTYHAFTKNETSKYIEYATASSLTGPYTFKGTGDWAGWGNWVEGPALIQLDNGSWRILFDGYSSGKYYYSDSANTFASWSARKELPSLTGFVRHLTVLKETGQAGDIRRLQSFNFPDRYARHYNYQARIDPNVSPAEDSRFRIVPGLADGNSAVSFESVNLPGYFLRHSNYVLVLARNDGTDQFKQDATFRDVAGLANPAWTSYQSYNVPGSYIRHSNYTLRIDPINSSTGQSDATFKEVSP, via the coding sequence ATGACCGCGTTCACGAACTCGAGTGAATCGAACATGTACGTGTACCAGTCCTATGACGGCACCCATTACGGATTGATGAAGGGGCCCGCCTATACACCTCCGTCGGGATTGATCCGCGACCCAAGCCTCCTCCGACACACGGACGGGGTGTACTACGTGACGTACACCACGAACTGGGACGGCAACACGATTGGTTTCGCCAAGAGCACCGATCGCGTGAACTGGACCTTCATGCAAAATGTCACGCTTCCGACGGCGAACCTGCAGAACACCTGGGCGCCCGAGTGGTTCAAGGACAGCGACGGCAGCATCAACATCATCGTCTCGCTGCGCACCACGGGCACCAGCAACTTCACCCCTCATGTCATCAAGGCGCTCAACCCCTCACTGACCGCCTGGTCCAGCCCCGTCCCCCTGTCGGGCCTGGGGCCCAACTACATCGACACGTTCATCGTCAAGCTGGGCAGCACCTACCATGCGTTCACCAAGAACGAGACGAGCAAGTACATCGAGTACGCGACGGCTTCCAGTTTGACCGGACCCTACACCTTCAAGGGCACCGGGGATTGGGCGGGCTGGGGCAACTGGGTGGAAGGTCCGGCCCTGATCCAGTTGGACAATGGTTCCTGGCGGATCCTCTTCGACGGATACTCGTCCGGGAAGTACTACTACAGCGACTCGGCCAACACCTTCGCCTCCTGGTCGGCCAGGAAGGAGCTCCCCTCGCTCACGGGCTTCGTCCGGCACCTGACCGTGCTGAAGGAGACGGGACAGGCCGGTGACATCCGGCGACTCCAGTCCTTCAACTTCCCGGACCGTTACGCCCGCCATTACAACTATCAAGCCCGCATCGATCCGAACGTGTCTCCGGCCGAGGATTCACGCTTCCGCATCGTTCCTGGATTGGCCGATGGCAACAGCGCCGTCTCGTTCGAGTCGGTCAACCTTCCCGGCTACTTCCTCAGACACAGCAACTACGTGCTGGTCCTGGCGCGCAATGATGGCACGGATCAGTTCAAACAGGACGCCACCTTCCGGGATGTCGCGGGCCTGGCGAACCCGGCCTGGACGTCCTACCAGTCGTACAACGTTCCAGGTTCCTACATCCGCCACTCCAACTACACGCTCCGCATCGATCCCATCAACAGCTCGACCGGGCAGTCGGACGCGACGTTCAAGGAAGTCAGTCCGTGA
- a CDS encoding vWA domain-containing protein yields MKSALKLPVILGSAAVLAVSALLLDQPFPGTPVRPTVAPIPRADANQPIIQIALLLDTSGSMDGLLDQARSQLWNIVNRFSHAKRDGVGPQLQIALYAYGNTDSGANSSEIRQVLPFTTDLDLLSEHLFSLRTSGGDEHCGEVIRDASAQLAWSKDPDTMRLIFIAGNEPFTQGPVDFGDAVKSARERGITVNTIHCGDYEQGVAGRWKDAAVLADGSYMNIDQNQRVVEISAPQDAEIAQLGAELNKTYVAYGAAGRKSQLRQEAQDNNSRGISISSMVSRSVAKSSGYYSNESWDLVDAVKKNQVDVASVRAEDLPEPMRGLDAAGRKAWLEAREQERTRLQQRIQTLNAERQQFLAQAREQQAAPGADTLEGAIGQVVEREARKRHLTLE; encoded by the coding sequence ATGAAATCGGCACTCAAGCTTCCCGTCATCCTTGGCTCGGCCGCGGTGCTCGCGGTCTCCGCTCTCCTGCTGGACCAGCCCTTTCCGGGCACGCCCGTGAGGCCAACCGTGGCCCCCATCCCCAGGGCGGACGCGAATCAGCCCATCATCCAGATTGCCCTGCTGCTGGACACCAGCGGCAGCATGGATGGCCTGCTGGACCAGGCCCGCTCGCAGCTATGGAACATCGTCAACCGCTTCTCCCACGCGAAGCGCGACGGCGTGGGGCCTCAGCTCCAGATTGCCCTGTACGCGTACGGCAACACCGACTCGGGCGCCAACTCCAGTGAGATCCGCCAGGTGCTGCCCTTCACCACGGACCTGGACCTGCTCTCCGAGCACCTTTTCTCCCTGAGGACGTCCGGCGGCGACGAGCACTGCGGAGAGGTCATCCGCGACGCCTCCGCGCAGCTCGCCTGGAGCAAGGACCCGGACACCATGCGGCTCATCTTCATCGCCGGCAACGAGCCCTTCACCCAGGGCCCCGTCGACTTCGGTGACGCGGTGAAGAGTGCCCGCGAGCGCGGCATCACCGTCAACACCATCCACTGTGGCGACTACGAGCAGGGCGTCGCCGGGAGGTGGAAGGACGCGGCGGTGCTCGCCGACGGCAGCTACATGAACATCGACCAGAACCAGCGCGTGGTGGAGATCTCCGCGCCGCAGGACGCGGAGATTGCCCAACTGGGCGCGGAGCTGAACAAGACGTACGTCGCCTACGGCGCCGCCGGCAGGAAGAGCCAGTTGCGCCAGGAGGCGCAGGACAACAACTCGCGCGGCATCTCCATCTCCAGCATGGTGTCCCGCTCCGTGGCCAAGTCGTCCGGTTACTACTCGAACGAGAGCTGGGATCTGGTGGACGCGGTGAAGAAGAACCAGGTGGACGTGGCGTCCGTCCGGGCCGAGGACCTGCCGGAGCCGATGCGCGGGCTGGACGCCGCCGGCCGCAAGGCATGGCTGGAGGCGCGCGAGCAGGAGCGGACGCGGCTCCAGCAGCGCATCCAGACGCTCAACGCCGAGCGCCAGCAATTCCTCGCCCAGGCGCGCGAGCAGCAGGCCGCTCCGGGGGCGGACACGCTGGAAGGGGCCATCGGCCAGGTCGTGGAGCGCGAGGCCAGGAAGCGTCACCTCACGCTGGAGTAG
- a CDS encoding response regulator transcription factor: protein MAARRVLVVEDDPAIRRGIVDALRFEGYEVLEAGARVEGQRLAERTPCDLVLLDLVLPDGDGLELLRAVRKSRPTLPVIILTARGQEEDRVNGLKLGADDYVVKPFSVRELLARAGAVLRRSAERPMGTGRIDFPGGHFEVERRELSFDDGSRVDLSEREADALRYLGDNAGRAISREELLERVWHLPARGVQTRTVDMTMARLREKLRDDSEEPRVILTVRGKGYMFATRGAAS from the coding sequence ATGGCCGCGCGCCGAGTGCTTGTCGTGGAGGATGACCCCGCCATCCGGCGTGGAATCGTGGATGCCCTGCGCTTCGAGGGCTATGAGGTGCTCGAGGCCGGGGCCCGCGTGGAGGGACAGCGGCTGGCCGAGCGCACCCCCTGTGATCTGGTGTTGCTGGACCTGGTCCTTCCCGACGGGGACGGGCTGGAGCTGCTCCGGGCGGTGCGCAAGAGCCGCCCCACCCTCCCCGTCATCATCCTCACCGCCCGGGGCCAGGAAGAGGACCGGGTCAACGGCCTGAAGCTCGGCGCCGACGACTACGTGGTGAAGCCCTTCTCGGTGCGGGAGCTGCTGGCCCGGGCGGGCGCGGTGCTCCGCCGCTCGGCCGAGCGGCCCATGGGCACGGGCCGCATCGACTTCCCGGGAGGGCACTTCGAGGTGGAGCGGCGCGAGCTGAGCTTCGACGACGGCTCGCGGGTGGACCTGTCCGAGCGTGAAGCGGACGCGCTGCGCTACCTGGGTGACAACGCGGGGCGCGCCATCTCCCGCGAGGAGCTGCTGGAGCGGGTGTGGCACCTGCCCGCCCGGGGCGTGCAGACACGCACGGTGGACATGACCATGGCGCGCCTGAGGGAGAAGCTCCGGGACGACTCCGAGGAGCCCCGCGTCATCCTCACCGTCCGTGGCAAGGGCTACATGTTCGCCACGCGAGGCGCCGCCTCGTGA
- a CDS encoding sensor histidine kinase: MIRSWRIWIAVSACLCLALAGVVALSAFALRLDRADRQARESAAREENARLALWRLDSDLLPLVARESAVAPEAYRPVSAARGVLDPKLRPMPEGEALLASPLLSPLPEHVLLHFQVAPDGTVSSPQVVEPGLRESVGVTLPASELATLEARLGKLRSLLGGTDLRRALSDPPPRVRRPESKVRYESTLAEVSQVAKNVSEFSARSRSASQALRGVSNANAYEDNLQRAPVRLQRGDEAAMKALWVGDTLLLGRLVWLDGREYIQGCWLDWPALRTWLVGQIGDLLPSATLEPVAGGPAHGDGRMLAALPVRLVPGQVPEGGYDMASISSLPVVLTVAWSGVLLAGAAVVALLVGVVALSERRGAFVSAVTHELRTPLTTFRMYTEMLAAGMVPDEARRQEYFDILHREAERLSHLVENVLAYARIERGRAPARLEPVDMRSMVGRMEERLAQRAAGADMELCVDVPAGVTVLTDPSAVEQVLFNLVDNASKYAAPSVDRRIHVEVERRRGRVGLVVRDHGPGVDAVTARRLFEPFSKSVQTAAKTAPGVGLGLALCRRLARSMKADLRHERVAEGGARFVLWLPPHGA, encoded by the coding sequence GTGATTCGCTCCTGGCGCATCTGGATCGCCGTGAGCGCGTGCCTGTGCCTGGCGCTGGCGGGGGTGGTGGCGCTGTCGGCCTTCGCCCTCCGGCTGGACCGCGCGGACCGTCAGGCCCGGGAGAGCGCGGCGCGGGAGGAGAACGCGCGGCTGGCGCTGTGGCGGCTGGACTCGGACCTGCTGCCGCTGGTGGCCCGGGAGAGCGCGGTGGCCCCGGAGGCCTACCGCCCCGTGTCCGCGGCGCGCGGGGTGCTCGACCCGAAGCTGCGTCCCATGCCGGAAGGCGAGGCGCTGCTGGCCTCACCGCTGCTGTCCCCGCTCCCGGAGCATGTATTGCTCCACTTCCAGGTGGCCCCGGATGGGACGGTGTCCTCGCCCCAGGTGGTGGAGCCCGGGCTGCGCGAGTCGGTGGGCGTCACGCTGCCCGCGTCCGAGCTGGCCACGCTGGAGGCCCGGCTCGGAAAGCTGCGGAGCCTGCTGGGCGGTACGGACCTCCGGCGGGCCCTGAGCGACCCGCCTCCGCGGGTCCGGCGTCCCGAGTCCAAGGTGCGCTACGAGAGCACGCTCGCCGAGGTCTCCCAGGTGGCGAAGAACGTGAGCGAGTTCAGCGCCCGCTCCCGGAGCGCGAGTCAGGCCCTCCGGGGGGTGAGCAACGCGAACGCCTACGAGGACAACCTCCAGCGCGCCCCCGTGCGGCTCCAGCGGGGGGATGAAGCCGCGATGAAGGCCCTCTGGGTGGGGGACACGCTGCTCCTGGGGCGGCTCGTCTGGCTGGACGGGCGGGAGTACATCCAGGGCTGCTGGCTGGACTGGCCCGCGCTGCGCACGTGGCTGGTGGGACAGATTGGGGATCTGCTGCCCTCCGCGACGCTGGAGCCCGTCGCGGGCGGGCCGGCGCACGGAGATGGCCGGATGCTGGCGGCACTGCCGGTGCGGCTGGTGCCGGGGCAGGTGCCGGAGGGCGGGTATGACATGGCGTCCATCTCCTCGCTGCCGGTGGTGCTGACGGTGGCGTGGAGCGGCGTGCTGCTGGCGGGCGCGGCGGTGGTGGCGCTCCTGGTGGGCGTGGTGGCGCTGAGCGAGCGGCGGGGGGCGTTCGTCTCCGCGGTGACGCACGAGCTGCGCACGCCGCTGACGACGTTCCGGATGTACACGGAGATGCTGGCGGCGGGCATGGTACCGGACGAGGCCCGGCGCCAGGAGTACTTCGACATCCTCCACCGCGAGGCGGAGCGACTGAGCCACCTGGTGGAGAACGTGCTGGCCTACGCCCGCATCGAGCGCGGGCGGGCGCCAGCCCGGCTGGAGCCGGTGGACATGCGCTCCATGGTGGGGCGGATGGAGGAGCGGCTGGCGCAGCGGGCGGCGGGGGCGGACATGGAGCTGTGCGTGGACGTGCCGGCGGGCGTCACGGTGCTGACGGACCCTTCCGCCGTGGAGCAGGTCCTCTTCAACCTGGTGGACAACGCGTCCAAGTACGCGGCTCCGTCGGTGGACCGGCGCATCCACGTGGAGGTGGAGCGGCGCCGGGGCCGGGTGGGCCTGGTGGTGAGGGACCACGGGCCCGGCGTGGACGCGGTGACGGCGCGGCGCCTCTTCGAGCCCTTCTCCAAGTCCGTGCAGACGGCGGCGAAGACGGCGCCGGGCGTGGGGCTGGGACTCGCCCTATGCCGGAGGCTGGCGCGGAGCATGAAGGCGGACCTCCGCCATGAGCGCGTGGCGGAGGGGGGAGCGCGGTTCGTGCTGTGGCTCCCTCCTCACGGAGCGTGA